One Rhododendron vialii isolate Sample 1 chromosome 2a, ASM3025357v1 genomic region harbors:
- the LOC131316349 gene encoding thiamine pyrophosphokinase 1-like isoform X1, giving the protein MELGVITHSSTFLLPSIPTDNGPSPTYAVVVLNQPLPRFTPLLWKHAQLRICADGGANRVYDELPQLLPDEDVPDLRNRYKPDIIKGDMDSVRQEVKDFYAKMGTKIVDESDDQDTTDLHKCIAYIQDCTPNLEKSNLYILVAGALGGRFDHEIGNINVLCRFSTMRIVLLSDDCLIQLLPKTHCHEIHIQSSVEGPHCGLIPIGMPSESTTTTGLQWDLNDTEMRFGSLISTSNIVKEERITVQSDSDLLWTISIKKP; this is encoded by the exons ATGGAATTGGGGGTAATAACTCATTCTTCCACCTTCCTCTTACCTTCAATCCCAACCGACAACGGGCCCTCTCCAACTTATGCCGTCGTCGTGCTCAACCAACCCCTCCCTCGATTCACCCCTCTTCTTTGGAAGCACG CACAGCTTCGTATTTGCGCGGATGGTGGAGCGAATCGCGTCTATGATGAACTCCCCCAACTCTTGCCTGACGAGGACGTCCCTGATCTTCGAAACAG GTACAAGCCAGATATAATAAAGGGCGACATGGATTCTGTTAGACAAGAAGTAAAAGATTTCTATGCAAAGATG GGGACCAAGATAGTAGATGAATCTGATGATCAAGACACCACAGATCTCCATAAATGCATTGCATATATTCAGGACTGCACACCGAACCTCGAGAAGTCTAAT TTATACATTCTTGTTGCTGGAGCACTAGGTGGACGGTTTGACCATGAGATTGGAAACATCAATGTGCTATGCCGTTTCTCAACCATGCGAATAGTTCTTTTATCTGACGATTGCCTCATACAACTTCTTCCAAAGACTCACTGTCATGAGATCCATATCCAGTCCTCTGTCGAGGGCCCACATTGTGGACTTATCCCTATTGGAATGCCTTCTGAAAGCACTACAACCACCGGTCTCCAATGGGATCTGA ATGATACAGAAATGAGATTTGGTAGTTTGATAAGTACATCGAACATCGtgaaagaagagagaataaCGGTGCAGTCGGATTCAGATCTTCTTTGGACAATATCCATTAAAAAGCCTTGA
- the LOC131316349 gene encoding thiamine pyrophosphokinase 1-like isoform X2, with protein sequence MPSSCSTNPSLDSPLFFGSTLRICADGGANRVYDELPQLLPDEDVPDLRNRYKPDIIKGDMDSVRQEVKDFYAKMGTKIVDESDDQDTTDLHKCIAYIQDCTPNLEKSNLYILVAGALGGRFDHEIGNINVLCRFSTMRIVLLSDDCLIQLLPKTHCHEIHIQSSVEGPHCGLIPIGMPSESTTTTGLQWDLNDTEMRFGSLISTSNIVKEERITVQSDSDLLWTISIKKP encoded by the exons ATGCCGTCGTCGTGCTCAACCAACCCCTCCCTCGATTCACCCCTCTTCTTTGGAAGCACG CTTCGTATTTGCGCGGATGGTGGAGCGAATCGCGTCTATGATGAACTCCCCCAACTCTTGCCTGACGAGGACGTCCCTGATCTTCGAAACAG GTACAAGCCAGATATAATAAAGGGCGACATGGATTCTGTTAGACAAGAAGTAAAAGATTTCTATGCAAAGATG GGGACCAAGATAGTAGATGAATCTGATGATCAAGACACCACAGATCTCCATAAATGCATTGCATATATTCAGGACTGCACACCGAACCTCGAGAAGTCTAAT TTATACATTCTTGTTGCTGGAGCACTAGGTGGACGGTTTGACCATGAGATTGGAAACATCAATGTGCTATGCCGTTTCTCAACCATGCGAATAGTTCTTTTATCTGACGATTGCCTCATACAACTTCTTCCAAAGACTCACTGTCATGAGATCCATATCCAGTCCTCTGTCGAGGGCCCACATTGTGGACTTATCCCTATTGGAATGCCTTCTGAAAGCACTACAACCACCGGTCTCCAATGGGATCTGA ATGATACAGAAATGAGATTTGGTAGTTTGATAAGTACATCGAACATCGtgaaagaagagagaataaCGGTGCAGTCGGATTCAGATCTTCTTTGGACAATATCCATTAAAAAGCCTTGA